A window of the Dunckerocampus dactyliophorus isolate RoL2022-P2 chromosome 19, RoL_Ddac_1.1, whole genome shotgun sequence genome harbors these coding sequences:
- the fabp7b gene encoding fatty acid binding protein 7, brain, b — MVDAFCATWKLVDSDNFDEYMKALGVGFATRQVGNVTKPTVIISQEGDKVAIRTQSTFKNTEITFKLGEEFDETTADDRNCKSTVSMDGDKLVHVQKWDGKETKFVREIKDGKMVMNLTFQDVHAVRTYEKA; from the exons ATGGTCGACGCCTTCTGTGCCACTTGGAAGCTGGTGGACAGCGACAACTTTGACGAGTATATGAAAGCTCTGG GCGTGGGCTTCGCCACCCGGCAGGTGGGCAACGTGACCAAGCCCACGGTCATCATCAGCCAGGAGGGAGACAAGGTGGCTATCCGCACTCAGAGCACCTTCAAGAACACCGAGATCACCTTCAAGCTGGGCGAGGAGTTTGACGAGACCACCGCAGACGACAGGAACTGCAAA TCCACAGTCAGCATGGACGGAGACAAGCTTGTCCACGTCCAGAAGTGGGACGGCAAGGAGACCAAGTTCGTGAGGGAAATCAAGGATGGCAAGATGGTCATG AACTTGACCTTCCAGGACGTCCACGCCGTGCGCACCTACGAGAAAGCATAG
- the smpdl3a gene encoding acid sphingomyelinase-like phosphodiesterase 3a isoform X1, with translation MRKHVASRLFTKAPLACFMLLLFGAARLKAAPPGRRGDLGATGRFWHITDLHLDPTYHLASDPTKVCFSSKGAAATGAGPFGDFLCDSPYSLIQSAFLHMDRLVRPQDFIIWTGDSPPHVPVDELSTEIVIQVMSNITQTLLQHFPNVTVYPALGNHDYWPQDQMPTSTNDIYEAAANMWKPWLQTDALETLRQGGFYSQLVHSGLRVVSVNTILYYGPDKVTTNMSDPAGQFEWLEDTLKRAEQSTEKVFIIAHVPVGFMASFRNTTAIRKAHNERLVDIFRAYSHVIAGHFYGHIHRDSIMVLLDQKGKPVNSLFVAPAVTPIKGVSEVYANNPAVRLYLYDTDDFGILDIWQYYLNLTEANLRQRADWRLEYTMTDSFGVKDLRPASLLKLGLSMWLPPASTFDTYYTHYMAGTSPSSSASFLPSPFRLHAPPALKNTHLPAPQSLPQHPPPCSSQLVVSHFLSEQTAAAADANPEHSAPHPTQPKHKQNRTRERTRTEDTSQGHTCAAGREAKTWQPG, from the exons ATGAGAAAACATGTCGCCTCTCGTCTTTTCACAAAGGCTCCGCTCGCCTGCTTTATGCTCCTGCTGTTTGGCGCCGCCCGGCTGAAGGCGGCCCCCCCTGGAAGAAGAGGCGACTTGGGGGCCACAG GAAGGTTCTGGCACATTACCGACCTGCACCTGGACCCTACCTACCACCTGGCGTCAGACCCCACCAAGGTGTGCTTCTCCTCCAAAGGGGCGGCAGCCACTGGTGCCGGACCGTTTGGGGATTTCCTGTGTGACTCGCCTTACAGCCTCATCCAGTCTGCATTCCTACACATGGACCGCCTCGTACGCCCTCAGGACTTTATCATTTGGACCGG GGACAGTCCGCCTCATGTTCCTGTAGATGAACTCTCCACAGAGATTGTCATCCAGGTGATGAGCAACATAACTCAAACCCTCCTCCAGCACTTCCCAAACGTCACCGTCTATCCAGCTCTGGGGAACCACGACTACTGGCCACAG GATCAGATGCCGACCTCCACAAATGACATCTACGAGGCCGCGGCCAACATGTGGAAGCCATGGCTGCAGACGGATGCCCTGGAAACGCTCCGTCAAG GTGGCTTCTACTCCCAGCTGGTCCATTCTGGCTTGAGAGTGGTCAGCGTGAATACCATCCTCTACTACGGTCCTGACAAAGTCACCACCAACATGAGCGACCCGGCGGGACAGTTTGAGTGGTTGGAGGACACTCTCAAGAGAGCTGAACAGAGCACGGAGAAG GTCTTCATCATCGCTCACGTTCCAGTCGGCTTCATGGCCTCCTTCAGGAATACCACCGCCATCAGAAAAGCTCACAACGAGAGGCTCGTCGACATTTTCAGGGCGTACAGTCATGTGATTGCCGGACATTTCTATGGCCACATTCACCGGGACAGTATCATGGTGCTCCTGGACCAGAAAG gtAAGCCGGTGAATTCTCTCTTTGTGGCTCCGGCTGTGACGCCCATCAAAGGCGTTTCGGAGGTGTACGCCAACAACCCGGCGGTGCGCTTGTATTTGTACGACACTGACGACTTTGGGATTTTG GATATCTGGCAGTACTATCTCAATCTGACTGAAGCCAACCTCCGGCAAAGAGCCGACTGGAGGCTGGAGTACACCATGACGGACAGTTTCGGCGTGAAGGACCTGCGACCCGCCAGTCTGCTCAAGCTGGGTCTGAGCATGTGGCTGCCGCCCGCCTCCACCTTTGACACCTACTATACTCACTACATG GCTGGTACCTCTCCCTCCTCCTCAGCATCCTTTCTTCCCTCCCCCTTCCGGCTCCATGCCCCCCCGgccttaaaaaacacacatctacCAGCTCCTCAGTCCCTCCCCCAACATCCCCCACCCTGTTCCTCCCAGCTTGTTGTCAGTCACTTTCTGAGCGAGCAGACAGCGGCAGCAGCAGACGCTAATCCCGAGCACAGcgcaccccaccccacccaacccaaacacaaacagaacaGAACCAGGGAACGCACACGGACGGAAGATACGAGCCAGGGACACACCTGTGCGGCTGGACGGGAAGCAAAAACTTGGCAACCGGGATGA
- the smpdl3a gene encoding acid sphingomyelinase-like phosphodiesterase 3a isoform X3, whose amino-acid sequence MRKHVASRLFTKAPLACFMLLLFGAARLKAAPPGRRGDLGATGRFWHITDLHLDPTYHLASDPTKVCFSSKGAAATGAGPFGDFLCDSPYSLIQSAFLHMDRLVRPQDFIIWTGDSPPHVPVDELSTEIVIQVMSNITQTLLQHFPNVTVYPALGNHDYWPQDQMPTSTNDIYEAAANMWKPWLQTDALETLRQGGFYSQLVHSGLRVVSVNTILYYGPDKVTTNMSDPAGQFEWLEDTLKRAEQSTEKVFIIAHVPVGFMASFRNTTAIRKAHNERLVDIFRAYSHVIAGHFYGHIHRDSIMVLLDQKGKPVNSLFVAPAVTPIKGVSEVYANNPAVRLYLYDTDDFGILDIWQYYLNLTEANLRQRADWRLEYTMTDSFGVKDLRPASLLKLGLSMWLPPASTFDTYYTHYMSGIEVGPKPLVTALHGTTTGRSPPQPISFHITSQPHILKHATNENACI is encoded by the exons ATGAGAAAACATGTCGCCTCTCGTCTTTTCACAAAGGCTCCGCTCGCCTGCTTTATGCTCCTGCTGTTTGGCGCCGCCCGGCTGAAGGCGGCCCCCCCTGGAAGAAGAGGCGACTTGGGGGCCACAG GAAGGTTCTGGCACATTACCGACCTGCACCTGGACCCTACCTACCACCTGGCGTCAGACCCCACCAAGGTGTGCTTCTCCTCCAAAGGGGCGGCAGCCACTGGTGCCGGACCGTTTGGGGATTTCCTGTGTGACTCGCCTTACAGCCTCATCCAGTCTGCATTCCTACACATGGACCGCCTCGTACGCCCTCAGGACTTTATCATTTGGACCGG GGACAGTCCGCCTCATGTTCCTGTAGATGAACTCTCCACAGAGATTGTCATCCAGGTGATGAGCAACATAACTCAAACCCTCCTCCAGCACTTCCCAAACGTCACCGTCTATCCAGCTCTGGGGAACCACGACTACTGGCCACAG GATCAGATGCCGACCTCCACAAATGACATCTACGAGGCCGCGGCCAACATGTGGAAGCCATGGCTGCAGACGGATGCCCTGGAAACGCTCCGTCAAG GTGGCTTCTACTCCCAGCTGGTCCATTCTGGCTTGAGAGTGGTCAGCGTGAATACCATCCTCTACTACGGTCCTGACAAAGTCACCACCAACATGAGCGACCCGGCGGGACAGTTTGAGTGGTTGGAGGACACTCTCAAGAGAGCTGAACAGAGCACGGAGAAG GTCTTCATCATCGCTCACGTTCCAGTCGGCTTCATGGCCTCCTTCAGGAATACCACCGCCATCAGAAAAGCTCACAACGAGAGGCTCGTCGACATTTTCAGGGCGTACAGTCATGTGATTGCCGGACATTTCTATGGCCACATTCACCGGGACAGTATCATGGTGCTCCTGGACCAGAAAG gtAAGCCGGTGAATTCTCTCTTTGTGGCTCCGGCTGTGACGCCCATCAAAGGCGTTTCGGAGGTGTACGCCAACAACCCGGCGGTGCGCTTGTATTTGTACGACACTGACGACTTTGGGATTTTG GATATCTGGCAGTACTATCTCAATCTGACTGAAGCCAACCTCCGGCAAAGAGCCGACTGGAGGCTGGAGTACACCATGACGGACAGTTTCGGCGTGAAGGACCTGCGACCCGCCAGTCTGCTCAAGCTGGGTCTGAGCATGTGGCTGCCGCCCGCCTCCACCTTTGACACCTACTATACTCACTACATG tctgGGATTGAGGTTGGACCTAAGCCTCTTGTCACTGCTCTGCATGGGACCACCACAGGCCGTTCCCCCCCTCAGCCAATCAGCTTCCACATTACTTCCCAGCCACACATCctcaaacatgcaacaaatgaGAATGCATGTATTTGA
- the smpdl3a gene encoding acid sphingomyelinase-like phosphodiesterase 3a isoform X2, with translation MRKHVASRLFTKAPLACFMLLLFGAARLKAAPPGRRGDLGATGRFWHITDLHLDPTYHLASDPTKVCFSSKGAAATGAGPFGDFLCDSPYSLIQSAFLHMDRLVRPQDFIIWTGDSPPHVPVDELSTEIVIQVMSNITQTLLQHFPNVTVYPALGNHDYWPQDQMPTSTNDIYEAAANMWKPWLQTDALETLRQGGFYSQLVHSGLRVVSVNTILYYGPDKVTTNMSDPAGQFEWLEDTLKRAEQSTEKVFIIAHVPVGFMASFRNTTAIRKAHNERLVDIFRAYSHVIAGHFYGHIHRDSIMVLLDQKGKPVNSLFVAPAVTPIKGVSEVYANNPAVRLYLYDTDDFGILDIWQYYLNLTEANLRQRADWRLEYTMTDSFGVKDLRPASLLKLGLSMWLPPASTFDTYYTHYMVSYDTQLRCRAQCKVIQLCSMLYLDQASYSACMTQRHQLLVSNRASNESL, from the exons ATGAGAAAACATGTCGCCTCTCGTCTTTTCACAAAGGCTCCGCTCGCCTGCTTTATGCTCCTGCTGTTTGGCGCCGCCCGGCTGAAGGCGGCCCCCCCTGGAAGAAGAGGCGACTTGGGGGCCACAG GAAGGTTCTGGCACATTACCGACCTGCACCTGGACCCTACCTACCACCTGGCGTCAGACCCCACCAAGGTGTGCTTCTCCTCCAAAGGGGCGGCAGCCACTGGTGCCGGACCGTTTGGGGATTTCCTGTGTGACTCGCCTTACAGCCTCATCCAGTCTGCATTCCTACACATGGACCGCCTCGTACGCCCTCAGGACTTTATCATTTGGACCGG GGACAGTCCGCCTCATGTTCCTGTAGATGAACTCTCCACAGAGATTGTCATCCAGGTGATGAGCAACATAACTCAAACCCTCCTCCAGCACTTCCCAAACGTCACCGTCTATCCAGCTCTGGGGAACCACGACTACTGGCCACAG GATCAGATGCCGACCTCCACAAATGACATCTACGAGGCCGCGGCCAACATGTGGAAGCCATGGCTGCAGACGGATGCCCTGGAAACGCTCCGTCAAG GTGGCTTCTACTCCCAGCTGGTCCATTCTGGCTTGAGAGTGGTCAGCGTGAATACCATCCTCTACTACGGTCCTGACAAAGTCACCACCAACATGAGCGACCCGGCGGGACAGTTTGAGTGGTTGGAGGACACTCTCAAGAGAGCTGAACAGAGCACGGAGAAG GTCTTCATCATCGCTCACGTTCCAGTCGGCTTCATGGCCTCCTTCAGGAATACCACCGCCATCAGAAAAGCTCACAACGAGAGGCTCGTCGACATTTTCAGGGCGTACAGTCATGTGATTGCCGGACATTTCTATGGCCACATTCACCGGGACAGTATCATGGTGCTCCTGGACCAGAAAG gtAAGCCGGTGAATTCTCTCTTTGTGGCTCCGGCTGTGACGCCCATCAAAGGCGTTTCGGAGGTGTACGCCAACAACCCGGCGGTGCGCTTGTATTTGTACGACACTGACGACTTTGGGATTTTG GATATCTGGCAGTACTATCTCAATCTGACTGAAGCCAACCTCCGGCAAAGAGCCGACTGGAGGCTGGAGTACACCATGACGGACAGTTTCGGCGTGAAGGACCTGCGACCCGCCAGTCTGCTCAAGCTGGGTCTGAGCATGTGGCTGCCGCCCGCCTCCACCTTTGACACCTACTATACTCACTACATGGTGAGCTATGACACCCAGCTGCGGTGCAGGGCCCAGTGTAAGGTCATCCAGCTGTGCTCCATGCTCTACCTGGACCAGGCCTCCTACTCCGCATGCATGACACAACGTCACCAACTGCTCGTCAGCAACCGTGCTTCTAATGAGTCACTTTGA
- the clvs2 gene encoding clavesin-2, with translation MTHLQAGLSATTLEKAKAELKENSDTLHQDIQEVRDMIITRPDIGFLRTDDAFILRFLRARKFNHFEAFRLLAQYFEYRQQNLDMFKNLKATDHGIKQALKDGFPGVLSNLDRHGRKILVLFAANWDQSRYTFVDILRSILLSLEAMIEDAELQVNGFILIIDWSNFTFKQASKLTPSMLRLAIEGLQDSFPARFGGIHFVNQPWYIHALYTVIRPFLKDKTRKRIFMHGNNLNSLHQLIHPEILPSELGGMMPPYDMGTWARTLLEHAYDEETEYGPESYTLSVQDLERDLEKDLSPKTMKRSQSVVEPGVLKRPDKVKCDEDNMQPLLSLD, from the exons ATGACTCACCTGCAGGCGGGCTTGTCCGCCACCACCCTGGAGAAAGCCAAGGCGGAGCTTAAAGAGAACTCTGACACTCTCCATCAGGACATCCAGGAGGTCCGGGATATGATCATCACCCGGCCGGACATCGGCTTCCTCAGGACGGACGACGCCTTCATCCTCAGGTTCCTGCGAGCCAGGAAGTTCAACCACTTTGAGGCGTTTAGACTGCTGGCCCAGTACTTTGAGTACCGCCAGCAGAACCTGGACATGTTCAAGAACTTGAAGGCCACAGACCACGGCATCAAGCAGGCCCTCAAGGACGGCTTCCCCGGTGTGCTGTCCAACCTGGACCGACACGGCAGGAAAATACTGGTTCTGTTTGCCGCCAACTGGGACCAGagcag GTACACGTTTGTGGACATCCTGAGGTCCATCCTGCTGTCCCTGGAGGCCATGATAGAAGACGCCGAGCTGCAGGTGAACGGCTTCATCCTCATCATCGACTGGAGCAACTTCACCTTCAAGCAGGCGTCCAAGCTGACCCCCAGCATGCTAAGACTCGCCATCGAGGGGCTGCAG GACAGTTTTCCTGCCAGGTTTGGAGGGATCCACTTTGTGAACCAACCGTGGTACATCCACGCTCTCTACACCGTCATCAGACCCTTCCTCAAGGACAAGACCAGGAAGAGG ATCTTCATGCACGGCAACAACCTGAACAGCCTCCATCAGCTGATCCACCCTGAGATCCTACCGTCTGAGCTGGGAGGCATGATGCCGCCCTACGACATGGGCACTTGGGCGCGCACGCTGCTGGAGCACGCCTACGACGAGGAGACAGAGTACGGCCCCGAGTCCTACACGCTGTCGGTGCAAGACCTGGAGAGGGACCTGGAGAAGGACCTGTCTCCCAAAACCATGAAGAG GTCCCAGTCGGTGGTGGAGCCCGGCGTACTAAAACGACCAGACAAGGTCAAGTGTGACGAGGACAACATGCAGCCGCTGCTCTCGCTGGactaa
- the hddc2 gene encoding HD domain-containing protein 2 gives MAAPADNTGGMKMLQFLKLIGQLKRVPRTGWVYNKVKDPESVSDHMYRMALMALTITDPTVDKDRCLKMALVHDMAECIVGDITPLDNVGKAEKHRREEAAMRQLMNLTPGSVGQEMYGLWEEYENQSSPEARLVKDFDRLEMILQAHEYEELEGTPGRLQEFFDSTEGRFRHPDVLQLVGSLNDERRSHMTGAAKNSGESQPHPTAPTL, from the exons atggcggcccCCGCGGACAACACCGGTGGCATGAAAATGCTACAATTTCTCAAACTAATCGGACAGCTAAAG AGGGTTCCTCGGACAGGCTGGGTGTACAATAAGGTGAAGGACCCAGAGAGCGTGTCGGACCACATGTACCGCATGGCCCTTATGGCTCTGACCATCACTGACCCCACAGTGGACAAGGACAG GTGTCTGAAGATGGCTCTGGTTCATGACATGGCCGAGTGCATCGTGGGAGATATCACTCCGCTGGACAACGTGGGGAAAGCTGAGAAACACAGGCGAGAGGAG GCAGCcatgaggcagctaatgaaTCTCACGCCAGGCAGTGTTGGACAGGAGATGTATGGCCTGTGGGAG GAGTACGAAAACCAGAGCAGTCCCGAGGCCCGGCTGGTGAAAGACTTTGACCGTCTGGAGATGATCCTGCAGGCTCACGAGTACGAAGAGCTGGAGGGAACGCCGGGAAGACTGCAGGAGTTTTTCGACTCCACGGAAG GTCGTTTCCGACACCCGGACGTGCTCCAGCTTGTCGGCTCTTTGAATGACGAGAGGAGAAGTCACATGACGGGCGCAGCAAAGAACTCTGGGGAGTCACAGCCACACCCCACTGCACCCACTTTATGA